From the genome of Candidatus Atribacteria bacterium ADurb.Bin276:
TTCAACGGTATCATCAACGAGGTAAAGGCTAAATTCTTGGGGAGAATTGACCTTTTGGCTCACTAAGGCTCCACGTGCGCCATGGTCCCAGGCATCATTTAAATAAGCATGACCATCGGTTTTTTTCCCTTTTATAGCCACAAACAAACCACATTCGGTATTTTGACGGCTATCAATCATAATTTTATCAAATTTTTCCTGTTTTCCCGGAGCGACAAGTTTGGCTCCAGCTGCAAAAATAATATCCGGTTTCGAAATCATTCTAAATTTCTCTCTTTTAGAAGTTCTAATGCCACATCATAATCATTATGGCAAATGATTCTATCATGATATACCTGATAACGTTCTGGGCCCTTCCCGGCTAAAAAAACTACATCGCCAGTTTTCGCCAAAGAAAATGCATAATCTATTGCTTCACGTCGGTCAAGGATAATATAAGATTCCACCGGAATCTCTTTTTTATATTTATTGACTCCCTGCATAGCATCTTCAGCGGTTTGTCGTGGATCCTCATGGCGAGGATTGTCGCTGGTAATAATGCAAACGTCACTCCAGCGAGCAACGGTTTCCCCCATCATCGGCCTTTTATTCCGATCCCTCTCTCCACCGCAACCAAAAACTGTAATGACTTTCCCTTGAACCATTTTTTTAATAAAAGAAAGAGTATTTTCCAGCCCATGCCAGTTGTGAGCAAAATCAACGATAACCAAAAAATCCTGTCCGGCGTTAACTACCTCCCACCTTCCTGGAACTCGGTGGGTGTGCTCAAGGCCTTGAGCAATTTTTTCACTTTCTATTCCAGAGGAAATAGCCGTAGCTGCCGCTGCTAAAGCATTATAAACTGCATGCTGGCCGGGGAGGGAAAGCTGAACTTTCTCAGTTCCCCAGGGGGTTTTTATTTTCATTTTTGTCCTATCAACGAAATATACGATATCTTCAGCGGTCACTTCGTTTTCCGGCTGCAAACCAAAAGTGAGAAGCGGGAGGTGGCTTTCGAAAACGACTCTTCGACAGTTTTCATCATCTCCATTTACAATTACCATACGAGGGTAAGGTTTTTGGGTATTTTGTTCCACCATTTCGATGAGTTTCTTCTTGCTGAAAAAGTAGTGTTCAAAACTTTTATGAAACTCTAAGTGTTCAGCTACCAAGTTAGTAACCACTGCTGTATCGAATAACAAACCCTCAACCCGTCCTAAAGCCAAGCCATGGGAAGAAACTTCTAAAACCGCCTGACGAATCCCTATCTTAATCATACTTTTCAAGCAAGCTTGTATTTGCAGCGACTCTTCAGTGGTATTAATCGCTTCATAGATATCAGGACCAATGATGTTTTTTGGTGTGGTCATCAGACCACAAGCATGGCCATTTTCTTCAAGAATACTACGCAGGAAAAAACAAGTGCTGGTTTTTCCATTGGTACCAGTTATACCGAACAGCCTCATTTCCCGGGAGGGATGATCATAGAATCGAGCGGCAGTTTGAGCCATGGTCTTTCTCTCATCATCAACTCGAATCCATGATACCTTCCCATGAGTAGGAAAAGAAAAACTGGGATCGGAATAGACAATGACCTTCGCTCCCCTTTTAATGGCATCTTCAATAAAGAGATGCCCATCGGTATTAGCACCGGGAAAAGCAAAAAATACACACCCTGGACGAACCAATCGAGAATCAAAAGCCAATCCGCTGACCTCTAATTGGTCATCAAAAATATTTTTATAGAGATATTCATTTAAATTGAACAGTTTTTTTAAAATCAATAGATCGTTACCTCGTCATTTTCCGACATAATACCAGCATAATGAATAAGGTTTTGAGCGATTTCCCGAAAAACCGGTGCTCCGATATCGCCTCCATAGTATTCACCCTGGGCTTCATCTAAAACCACCAATATTCCAAAACGTGGTTCGGGGATTGGAAAAAATCCGATAAAGGAAGAATAAAACCGATTAATTGCATAACGGCCATCTTCTCCAATTTTTTGTCCGGTTCCGGTTTTCCCCGCAATAGCATATCCTGGAATGGCAGCTTTTTTACCCGTTCCCTGATCAACGACTTTTTTCATCATGTTTAAAACCAAATCAGCAGTTTCTTCATCAACAACCCTTTGAACCGGCGATGGGAGAACTTCTCGAACGACCTTCCCGTTTTCATCGATGACTTTTTTTACTAAACGGGCTTTCATAAGAATCCCACGATTAGCTATGGCCGATACTGATCTTAAGAGCTGAATTGGGGTGACCAGCATCTCTTGACCAATGGGGATGGC
Proteins encoded in this window:
- the murE gene encoding UDP-N-acetylmuramoyl-L-alanyl-D-glutamate--L-lysine ligase; translated protein: MILKKLFNLNEYLYKNIFDDQLEVSGLAFDSRLVRPGCVFFAFPGANTDGHLFIEDAIKRGAKVIVYSDPSFSFPTHGKVSWIRVDDERKTMAQTAARFYDHPSREMRLFGITGTNGKTSTCFFLRSILEENGHACGLMTTPKNIIGPDIYEAINTTEESLQIQACLKSMIKIGIRQAVLEVSSHGLALGRVEGLLFDTAVVTNLVAEHLEFHKSFEHYFFSKKKLIEMVEQNTQKPYPRMVIVNGDDENCRRVVFESHLPLLTFGLQPENEVTAEDIVYFVDRTKMKIKTPWGTEKVQLSLPGQHAVYNALAAAATAISSGIESEKIAQGLEHTHRVPGRWEVVNAGQDFLVIVDFAHNWHGLENTLSFIKKMVQGKVITVFGCGGERDRNKRPMMGETVARWSDVCIITSDNPRHEDPRQTAEDAMQGVNKYKKEIPVESYIILDRREAIDYAFSLAKTGDVVFLAGKGPERYQVYHDRIICHNDYDVALELLKERNLE